In a single window of the Caproicibacterium sp. BJN0003 genome:
- a CDS encoding DUF6282 family protein, with amino-acid sequence MKNFDDKASELMKGGYDLHIHTLPSVFPRSLDCFQLVKEASEAGMKGVVLKSHYESTVARAILVNQYGHAEAKAYGAVALNWPVGGLNVYAVENALRFGAKIIWMPTRDAANSLTFGNMSGDFFDRPGITILDQKGHLKNCVYEIMDVVKRYNATLASGHLSPEESVILCKEGRRRGVRMVLTHPEFSRTIVPAEIQEELAKEGVFIEKVWLNVVQKSVSIEQMVSTIRRIGSGSAFITTDRGQKGSPHPTIEMHRFVCALLEQGLKDSEIRDLIHNVPEVILGLE; translated from the coding sequence GTGAAAAATTTTGATGATAAAGCAAGTGAATTAATGAAGGGAGGGTATGATTTACATATTCATACATTACCCTCGGTGTTTCCGCGGTCGCTGGATTGCTTTCAGCTGGTAAAAGAAGCCAGCGAAGCGGGAATGAAAGGAGTTGTTTTAAAGAGCCACTATGAATCAACAGTTGCTCGTGCCATCTTGGTGAATCAGTATGGACACGCCGAAGCAAAGGCGTATGGTGCCGTTGCGTTAAATTGGCCCGTAGGGGGACTAAACGTTTACGCAGTGGAAAATGCACTCAGATTTGGAGCCAAAATTATCTGGATGCCAACACGGGATGCGGCCAACAGTTTGACTTTTGGAAATATGTCGGGAGACTTTTTTGATCGCCCAGGAATTACGATTCTTGACCAGAAAGGTCATCTTAAAAATTGTGTCTATGAGATTATGGATGTTGTTAAACGGTATAATGCAACGTTGGCAAGTGGGCATTTAAGTCCGGAAGAATCCGTTATTCTCTGCAAAGAAGGTAGACGCAGAGGGGTTCGCATGGTTTTGACACATCCGGAGTTTTCCCGTACGATTGTTCCGGCGGAGATTCAGGAGGAACTTGCCAAAGAAGGAGTTTTCATTGAGAAGGTTTGGCTTAATGTCGTTCAGAAATCCGTATCGATCGAGCAAATGGTGAGTACCATTCGCCGAATTGGTTCGGGCAGTGCATTTATTACAACAGATCGTGGACAAAAAGGAAGTCCGCATCCGACGATCGAAATGCATCGGTTTGTTTGTGCGCTGCTGGAACAAGGATTGAAGGATTCTGAGATCCGGGATTTAATTCATAATGTTCCGGAGGTTATTTTAGGGTTAGAGTAG
- the mgtA gene encoding magnesium-translocating P-type ATPase, with product MADSCSTEVKNRLLFASTHDEAEVLQTLGTEAAGLNEEEVEAARKSFGSNIVMHKKKQSLFKRICSAFINPFTAILFTLAIISVFTDILFTEPGEQNYTTVIIIVTMVMISGVLRFIQETKSGNAAASLSKMIHTTTCVERQDSGKHEIPLEDVVVGDLIYLSAGDMIPADLRILSAKDLFISQSALTGESQPVEKYGAPVSEQNSLTEISNLAFMGSTVISGSSKAVVVATGNDTMLGRIAKSLTEKPPKTSFEKGVNSVSWVLLRFMLVMVPIVLFINGFTKGDWLKAFLFAISVAVGLTPEMLPMIVTTCLAKGAVAMSQKKVIIKSLNSIQNLGSIDLLCTDKTGTLTQDRVILESHLDIEGNEDSRVLRHAFLNSYFQTGLKNLIDLAIISKQNELEPVPIEKDYRKVDEIPFDFNRRRMSVVVSDKNGKTQMITKGAIEEMLKCCSYAELNGTVKPLTKEVRSFVISKSDELNASGMRVIAVAHKTNPAPVGEFSAADEDNMVLIGFLAFLDPPKKTTAKAIRALNEHGVAVKILTGDNEKVTCSICRQVGIPDNRMLLGKDLDNMTDAELAQKAEKTMVFAKLSPTQKARVIQIFRDNGHVTGYMGDGINDAAAMKVADVGISVDTAVDIAKESANVIMLEKDLMVLEDGIIEGRKTYANMIKYIKMTASSNFGNMFSVLAASAFLPFLPMASIQLLLLNLIYDISCTAIPWDNVDREYLQKPRKWDASSISKFMLWIGPTSSVFDIATYLLMYFVICPMICGGQLFPQITDPSLKLLYISTFQSGWFVESMWSQSLVVHMIRTPKIPFLQSRASAPVLSLTAFAILTATLIVSTPLGTFLGFSPLPPIYFAWLSAIVLGYMILATIVKKLYIKRYGELL from the coding sequence ATGGCAGATTCGTGTAGTACAGAAGTTAAAAATCGTCTTTTATTTGCTTCAACTCACGATGAAGCAGAAGTCTTGCAAACGCTTGGTACCGAGGCTGCTGGATTAAATGAAGAAGAGGTTGAAGCCGCAAGAAAATCTTTTGGCAGCAACATCGTCATGCATAAAAAGAAGCAATCTCTTTTTAAAAGAATTTGCAGCGCTTTTATCAACCCTTTTACAGCAATTTTATTTACGCTTGCCATTATCTCGGTATTTACTGATATTCTTTTTACAGAACCCGGTGAGCAAAATTATACAACCGTCATTATCATCGTAACGATGGTCATGATTTCTGGAGTCCTGCGCTTTATTCAAGAAACGAAAAGTGGAAACGCGGCTGCAAGCCTCTCCAAAATGATCCATACAACGACTTGCGTCGAGCGGCAGGACTCCGGCAAACACGAAATTCCCCTGGAAGATGTAGTAGTCGGCGACTTAATTTATCTTTCCGCCGGCGATATGATCCCAGCCGATCTGCGGATTCTCTCAGCAAAAGACCTGTTTATCAGCCAATCCGCCCTAACTGGGGAAAGCCAGCCGGTTGAAAAATATGGCGCTCCTGTAAGTGAGCAGAACTCTTTGACGGAAATTTCGAATCTTGCTTTTATGGGAAGCACCGTGATCAGCGGAAGCTCAAAAGCTGTTGTGGTTGCTACCGGGAATGATACCATGCTCGGCCGCATCGCAAAAAGTCTGACGGAAAAACCGCCAAAAACCAGTTTTGAAAAAGGAGTCAACTCTGTTTCATGGGTTCTTCTGCGTTTTATGCTGGTTATGGTACCGATTGTCCTTTTCATTAATGGATTTACAAAGGGTGACTGGCTCAAAGCATTTTTATTCGCAATTTCCGTTGCAGTAGGTCTTACACCGGAAATGCTGCCCATGATTGTGACTACCTGCCTTGCAAAAGGTGCTGTTGCAATGAGTCAAAAAAAGGTAATCATCAAAAGTCTTAATTCCATTCAGAATTTAGGCTCTATCGATTTGCTCTGCACTGATAAAACCGGAACTCTCACACAGGACCGCGTGATTTTAGAGTCCCATCTGGATATTGAGGGCAATGAAGACTCCCGTGTACTGCGTCATGCTTTTTTAAACAGCTACTTTCAAACAGGGCTTAAAAATCTAATCGATCTTGCAATTATCTCAAAGCAGAATGAATTAGAGCCTGTCCCCATCGAAAAAGACTATCGAAAAGTGGATGAAATCCCATTTGACTTTAACCGTCGTAGAATGAGCGTTGTGGTCTCGGATAAAAACGGAAAAACGCAAATGATTACAAAGGGTGCCATTGAAGAAATGCTCAAATGCTGTTCCTATGCTGAACTTAACGGGACAGTGAAACCGCTGACAAAAGAAGTCCGTTCCTTCGTCATTTCCAAGTCTGACGAACTAAACGCCTCCGGCATGCGTGTGATTGCGGTCGCGCACAAAACAAATCCTGCCCCAGTGGGTGAATTTTCAGCAGCAGACGAAGACAACATGGTTCTGATTGGATTTCTTGCCTTTTTAGATCCACCGAAAAAGACAACTGCCAAAGCAATTCGTGCCCTTAACGAACACGGTGTTGCAGTCAAAATTTTGACCGGAGATAATGAAAAAGTTACCTGCAGTATCTGCCGTCAGGTGGGGATTCCTGATAATCGTATGCTTTTAGGAAAAGATCTCGACAATATGACAGATGCTGAGCTTGCCCAAAAAGCAGAAAAGACAATGGTCTTTGCAAAACTGTCTCCCACTCAGAAAGCACGTGTGATCCAAATTTTCCGCGATAATGGTCATGTCACCGGATATATGGGGGATGGCATTAACGACGCTGCCGCCATGAAAGTTGCCGATGTAGGCATTTCTGTTGATACTGCTGTAGATATCGCAAAAGAATCTGCAAATGTTATTATGTTGGAAAAAGACTTGATGGTTTTGGAAGACGGAATCATTGAGGGAAGAAAAACATACGCAAACATGATAAAATATATCAAGATGACTGCTTCTTCTAATTTCGGGAACATGTTTTCCGTTTTGGCCGCCAGTGCGTTTCTTCCTTTTCTTCCAATGGCCTCGATTCAGCTATTACTTTTGAACCTCATTTATGATATTTCCTGCACCGCGATTCCTTGGGACAATGTAGATCGGGAATATCTGCAAAAGCCACGAAAATGGGATGCTTCTTCTATCAGCAAATTCATGCTATGGATTGGACCTACCAGCTCGGTATTTGATATTGCCACCTACCTTCTCATGTATTTTGTTATTTGTCCGATGATCTGCGGCGGACAGCTCTTTCCTCAAATTACGGATCCCTCCTTAAAACTACTTTATATCTCGACTTTTCAATCCGGATGGTTTGTGGAATCCATGTGGAGCCAATCTTTAGTGGTTCACATGATCCGCACCCCTAAAATTCCATTTTTACAAAGCCGTGCTTCTGCGCCTGTGCTGTCCCTAACCGCATTTGCCATTTTAACGGCAACACTGATCGTATCTACTCCTTTGGGAACATTTTTAGGATTTTCTCCCCTCCCCCCGATTTATTTTGCATGGCTTTCCGCGATTGTTCTCGGTTATATGATACTCGCGACCATTGTCAAAAAATTATATATTAAAAGATATGGAGAGTTACTTTAA
- a CDS encoding TRAP transporter small permease has protein sequence MKGLKRVSHRINQAVSYTGIGMFVVLVLACVMQVFFRFVLNNSLSWTEELARYLFVWMHLIGASLLIEDNGHATVTVILDLLHGKARKAVNILIEAIILIDGTLMLYSGVIVSYRSRTNVSTAMSIPMWVINLSVAVSGALLMFQAIVQIAVYLSDKAEKKEGTAE, from the coding sequence ATGAAAGGGTTAAAACGCGTTTCTCATAGGATTAATCAAGCGGTCAGCTATACGGGAATCGGAATGTTTGTGGTGCTTGTTTTGGCATGTGTTATGCAGGTGTTCTTCCGCTTTGTGCTGAATAATTCGCTTTCGTGGACAGAAGAATTGGCAAGATATTTATTTGTTTGGATGCATCTGATCGGCGCATCTCTTTTGATTGAGGATAACGGGCATGCGACTGTGACGGTGATTCTGGACCTTCTTCACGGCAAGGCACGCAAAGCCGTCAATATCCTAATAGAGGCAATCATTTTGATTGACGGCACTTTGATGCTTTATTCCGGAGTGATTGTATCTTATCGCTCCCGTACAAACGTCAGTACGGCCATGTCGATCCCGATGTGGGTGATCAATTTGTCGGTAGCCGTAAGCGGCGCACTTCTGATGTTTCAGGCCATTGTGCAGATTGCGGTTTATCTTTCTGATAAAGCAGAAAAGAAGGAGGGGACTGCAGAATGA
- a CDS encoding TRAP transporter substrate-binding protein, which yields MKRFIAAVVVSAMVFSLVGCGETSSAPKTVLSIGYTTASNPNDPYALTAQKFKEVVEEKTQGRITVNDYPSSQLGSEPEMWEGMQIGTCDMAVMTNAYVSTYVLANGALDLPFIFSDSKQARKILDGDYGQKLAKNVESAGVTVLGWSEGGFRQLATGKRSIKEPSDLAGMKIRCMETKTYLAAYAALGVNATPMAWSEVLTALQQGTIDGCDAPLSVLYTNGFPDVSKYINNVNLFYSPLPICISSRVLESFSEEDQQIIREAAQEAVATVRKNNDDSAETMEKDLISKGMTVVPTNEVDSKAFQEAAKPVYQKMESYIGGTWVSDLEKEVGSK from the coding sequence ATGAAACGTTTCATTGCCGCAGTAGTGGTATCTGCTATGGTGTTTAGTCTGGTTGGATGTGGAGAGACAAGTTCTGCTCCGAAAACAGTACTCAGCATCGGCTATACGACTGCTTCGAATCCAAATGATCCTTATGCGCTCACTGCGCAGAAGTTTAAAGAAGTTGTGGAAGAAAAAACACAGGGGCGCATTACGGTGAACGATTATCCGAGCAGTCAGCTTGGTTCGGAACCGGAAATGTGGGAAGGAATGCAGATTGGCACCTGTGATATGGCCGTTATGACAAACGCGTATGTTTCTACTTATGTTTTGGCAAACGGCGCTTTGGATCTTCCATTTATTTTTTCCGATTCCAAACAGGCAAGAAAAATCTTGGACGGCGATTATGGACAGAAGCTGGCAAAAAATGTAGAGAGTGCAGGGGTAACAGTTCTGGGATGGTCTGAAGGTGGGTTCCGTCAGCTGGCCACGGGCAAAAGAAGCATTAAGGAGCCGTCCGATCTTGCGGGAATGAAAATTCGCTGCATGGAGACAAAAACATATCTTGCAGCTTATGCTGCTCTGGGGGTTAATGCGACCCCGATGGCGTGGAGCGAAGTCTTGACCGCTTTACAGCAGGGAACCATTGACGGGTGCGATGCACCATTGAGTGTGCTGTATACAAATGGATTCCCGGATGTCAGCAAATACATCAATAATGTAAATTTGTTTTATTCCCCATTGCCGATCTGTATTTCGAGCAGAGTCTTGGAATCTTTCTCTGAAGAGGATCAGCAGATTATTCGCGAAGCTGCACAAGAAGCCGTTGCTACCGTTCGCAAAAACAATGATGATTCTGCGGAAACGATGGAAAAGGATTTGATCTCCAAAGGAATGACCGTGGTTCCCACTAATGAGGTGGATTCAAAGGCCTTCCAGGAAGCCGCAAAGCCTGTCTATCAAAAAATGGAATCTTATATTGGCGGAACATGGGTTTCAGATTTGGAGAAGGAAGTTGGAAGCAAATGA
- a CDS encoding LysR family transcriptional regulator, with product MKTGYEIFLITAEEKNISRAAERAFVTQQCVSDHIKRLEKEYGVQLFERRPKFKLTPAGEVMLQNVRNIQILEKRMNSDLKDMAHGEVGKFTLGISTSRAPVILPAVLSHYHEAFPKVKISFCIEDTQVLEERLLRGDIDLFIGVNTDPNPEFCIQTIALDEIVLVISSELLHSYFRVEEIKMMQKGVDMERFCDVPFTLSFKTGKVNRVIQEYLNDRKLQLKVMYNISDSETQILLCAEGICASLCPKMLLTTAYRHNLTCSENKKLYMLPINHLDRKLHIDLVTHSHMSQPMYVRVFIETLRKEVAEISKRNFLAIGQD from the coding sequence ATGAAAACAGGATATGAAATCTTTTTGATAACGGCAGAGGAGAAAAATATTTCCCGTGCCGCAGAAAGAGCATTTGTTACCCAGCAATGTGTCAGTGACCATATCAAGCGGCTGGAAAAAGAATATGGGGTTCAACTTTTTGAACGGAGGCCGAAGTTTAAGCTGACGCCGGCAGGAGAAGTGATGCTTCAGAATGTTAGAAATATTCAGATCCTAGAAAAACGAATGAACAGTGATTTAAAAGATATGGCACATGGAGAAGTTGGAAAATTTACACTTGGAATCAGTACATCCCGAGCACCGGTGATTCTTCCGGCGGTTTTGTCACACTATCATGAAGCTTTTCCGAAGGTGAAAATTTCTTTTTGTATAGAGGATACGCAAGTTTTAGAGGAAAGACTGCTGCGTGGGGATATTGATCTTTTTATCGGTGTGAATACAGACCCAAATCCTGAATTTTGCATTCAAACGATTGCTTTAGATGAAATTGTGTTGGTGATTTCTTCGGAACTTCTGCATAGCTATTTTCGTGTGGAAGAGATTAAAATGATGCAGAAAGGGGTGGATATGGAAAGGTTCTGTGATGTTCCTTTTACGCTTAGTTTTAAAACAGGAAAAGTAAATCGAGTGATTCAAGAATACCTGAATGACAGAAAGCTTCAGCTAAAGGTCATGTATAATATCAGCGATAGTGAGACGCAAATCCTTCTTTGTGCAGAGGGAATCTGCGCATCACTCTGCCCCAAAATGCTGCTCACGACTGCCTATCGACATAATCTCACCTGTAGTGAAAATAAAAAGCTTTACATGTTGCCCATTAATCATTTGGACCGAAAATTGCACATCGATCTAGTGACGCACAGCCATATGAGTCAGCCGATGTATGTTCGTGTATTTATTGAAACATTGAGAAAAGAGGTTGCGGAAATTTCCAAAAGAAATTTTTTAGCGATTGGACAAGATTAG
- a CDS encoding TRAP transporter large permease → MTLVFIILFGLMLVGVPVAFAIISSGVAYLATNGMSILTLSQRLIYGLNSFTLLAVPLFILVGNLMDFGGISKRLTDWAKSLLGWMPGGLGIVTVFSCAIFAALTGSGPATVAAIGSIMLPSMLKSGYSKESSAGLVAAAGALGPIIPPSIPMIIYGVTMSLSIPAMFAAGIVPGLLIAVVLCLVNVYFSFKNPEVRKRAGEVKFDFKYSLKMFWKALGALGLPVLILGGIYGGIFTPTESAAVGIVYALILGFALKELKIKDMPKILISSLKTSTMVNFIIAAASLFSWVVSRSQVGKVISKGFISMVGGNKNVYLILLILILLVVGCLMDNVAATLILAPILIPIGVSLGCNPLHLGVLFCICLVVGFVTPPFGYNLFTAVSVSGLKFNQVVKGVIPYVITEVVLLVPLAFFPDIILCLPRAMGFSY, encoded by the coding sequence ATGACACTCGTATTTATTATCTTGTTTGGACTAATGCTGGTCGGAGTTCCAGTCGCATTCGCAATTATTTCTTCCGGCGTCGCATATCTTGCCACCAATGGAATGAGTATCCTTACTCTTTCTCAGCGCTTGATTTATGGGCTGAATTCTTTTACGCTTCTGGCAGTTCCACTGTTCATTTTGGTAGGAAATCTGATGGATTTTGGCGGGATTTCCAAGCGCCTGACCGATTGGGCTAAGAGCCTTTTGGGGTGGATGCCGGGCGGACTCGGGATCGTAACGGTTTTTAGCTGTGCCATTTTTGCGGCATTGACCGGTTCCGGCCCGGCAACAGTTGCAGCAATCGGCAGTATCATGCTGCCCTCTATGCTCAAGTCCGGCTATTCCAAAGAGAGCAGCGCCGGTTTGGTTGCTGCGGCAGGTGCTCTGGGACCCATTATTCCTCCGAGTATTCCGATGATTATTTACGGCGTTACCATGAGTTTGTCCATTCCGGCGATGTTCGCTGCCGGAATTGTTCCCGGCCTTTTAATTGCAGTTGTTCTTTGTTTGGTCAATGTTTATTTTTCTTTTAAAAATCCCGAAGTTCGTAAACGGGCGGGCGAGGTAAAATTTGATTTTAAATATTCTCTTAAAATGTTCTGGAAAGCTTTGGGTGCTCTCGGATTGCCAGTTCTGATTTTAGGCGGCATTTACGGCGGGATTTTTACGCCGACTGAATCCGCTGCTGTCGGTATCGTTTATGCGCTGATCCTCGGATTTGCACTTAAGGAACTCAAAATCAAAGACATGCCGAAAATTCTGATTTCTTCTCTTAAAACTTCCACAATGGTAAACTTTATCATTGCGGCCGCATCTTTGTTCTCTTGGGTGGTTTCCAGATCTCAGGTTGGAAAAGTGATTTCGAAAGGCTTCATCAGCATGGTTGGTGGAAACAAAAATGTTTATCTTATTTTGTTAATCCTGATCTTACTGGTTGTTGGATGCTTAATGGATAACGTGGCTGCCACATTAATCCTTGCTCCAATTTTAATCCCGATTGGCGTTTCTCTCGGATGCAATCCGCTTCATTTAGGCGTACTGTTCTGCATTTGCCTTGTAGTCGGTTTTGTAACGCCTCCGTTCGGATACAATCTTTTTACGGCTGTTTCTGTATCGGGACTTAAATTCAATCAGGTTGTCAAAGGAGTTATCCCATATGTGATAACAGAAGTGGTTTTGCTGGTACCTTTGGCATTTTTCCCAGACATTATTTTATGTTTGCCGCGTGCCATGGGATTTAGTTATTAA